One Meriones unguiculatus strain TT.TT164.6M chromosome 5, Bangor_MerUng_6.1, whole genome shotgun sequence DNA segment encodes these proteins:
- the Pianp gene encoding PILR alpha-associated neural protein, producing the protein MWPALLLSQLLPLWPLLLLPLPPPAQGSSPRSPPAPARPPCVRGGPSAPRHVCVWERAPPPSRSPRVPRSRRQVLPGTAPPATPSGFEEGPPSSQYPWAIVWGPTVSREDGGDPNSVNPGFLPLDYGFAAPHGLATPHPNSDSMRDDGDGLILGETPATLRPFLFGGRGEGVDPQLYVTITISIIIVLVATGIIFKFCWDRSQKRRRPSGQQGALRPEESQQPLTDLSPAGVTVLGAFGDSPTPTPDHEEPRGGPRPGMPQPKGAPAFQLNRIPLVNL; encoded by the exons ATGTG GCCTGCTCTACTGCTGTCCCAACTCCTCCCTCTCTGGCCACTGCTGTTGCTACCCCTCCCACCGCCTGCTCAGGGCTCCTCCCCTCGGTCCCCACCAGCCCCGGCCCGCCCCCCATGCGTCCGGGGTGGCCCCTCAGCCCCTcgccatgtgtgtgtttgggagcgCGCGCCTCCACCAAGCCGGTCCCCACGGGTCCCAAGATCACGTCGGCAAGTTCTGCCAGGAACTGCACCTCCTGCCACCCCGTCAGGCTTCGAGGAGGGGCCTCCCTCGTCTCAGTACCCTTGGGCTATTGTGTGGGGTCCCACGGTATCTCGGGAGGATGGAGGGGACCCCAACTCTGTCAATCCTGGATTTCTGCCCCTGGACTATGGTTTTGCAGCCCCACATGGGCTGGCCACCCCGCACCCTAACTCAGACTCCATGCGGGATGATGGAGACGGGCTCATCCTCGGGGAGACACCTGCTACCTTGCGGCCCTTCCTGTTTGGAGGGCGTGGAGAAG gtGTGGACCCGCAGCTTTATGTTACAATTACCATATCCATCATCATCGTTCTTGTGGCTACTGGCATCATCTTCAAGTTCTG CTGGGACCGGAGCCAGAAACGGCGCAGGCCCTCTGGGCAGCAAGGTGCcctgaggccagaggagagccAGCAACCACTGACAGACCTGTCCCCTGCTGGAGTCACTGTGCTGGGGGCCTTTGGGGACTCACCTACCCCCACCCCTGACCATGAGGAACCCCGAGGGGGACCCCGGCCTGGGATGCCCCAGCCCAAGGGGGCTCCAGCCTTCCAGTTGAACCG gATTCCCCTGGTGAATCTGTGA